Proteins from a single region of Syngnathus scovelli strain Florida chromosome 7, RoL_Ssco_1.2, whole genome shotgun sequence:
- the LOC125972502 gene encoding sodium- and chloride-dependent GABA transporter 2-like isoform X3 codes for MGQHTQEGAVTCWRKLCPLAEGIGYGGQLIQLYSSMTYIIIFAWALLYLVFSFISPLPWSTCDNYWNTADCVVTTWNHTNHTTNGTSATMEFWERRVLKISGGIEEIGSIRWEVLLCLLAMWVICYFCIWKGVKSTGKVVYFTATFPYVMLLILLIRGLTLPGARQGVEFYLLPEVSRLADPQVWMEACSQIFFSYSLGVGTLTVLGSYNTQSNNCYKDSLWLCLLNSCTSLVAGFAVFSVLGFMAHQQGVPVAKVAESGPGLAFIAYPQAVAMMPLPHVWSICFFVMIILLGLDTQFVGIEVVITSFSDVFPRVLRRPGRRECFLLLFCLTCFFLQLVMITEGGMYIFQIFDYYACNGTCLLFLCVFKSLAVGWIFGAERLCTIVSDMTGERANPFFKICWLYLTPLVSLGSFIYSLVEYQPLTFNRWYVYPTWAYVLGWIMALSSILLVPGWALYKLSTAAGTLSQRLHGLCWPKLPDSSLARERDTTLQHITEEDVE; via the exons ATGGGCCAGCACACCCAAGAGGGAGCCGTCACCTGCTGGAGAAAGCTGTGTCCACTGGCTGAAG GCATCGGTTATGGAGGGCAGCTGATCCAGCTATACAGCTCCATGACCtacattattatttttgccTGGGCTCTGCTCTACCTGGTGTTCTCCTTCATTTCTCCACTACCCTGGAGCACCTGTGATAACTACTGGAACACAG CGGATTGTGTTGTTACAACTTGGAACCACACCAACCACACTACCAACGGAACCTCGGCAACAATGGAATTCTGGGA ACGTCGAGTGTTGAAAATCTCAGGGGGCATTGAGGAGATTGGCAGCATCAGGTGGGAGGTGCTTCTGTGCCTCCTGGCAATGTGGGTCATTTGTTACTTCTGCATTTGGAAAGGCGTAAAATCAACAGGAAAG GTGGTATATTTCACTGCCACTTTCCCTTACGTGATGCTCCTCATCCTTTTGATCCGGGGACTCACTCTTCCGGGAGCCAGACAAGGAGTTGAGTTCTACCTTCTGCCAGAGGTGTCACGACTCGCAGACCCTCAA GTTTGGATGGAGGCCTGCTCGCAGATCTTCTTCTCGTACAGCCTCGGTGTGGGCACCCTGACTGTACTGGGGAGCTACAACACTCAAAGCAACAATTGCTACAA AGACAGCTTGTGGCTGTGTTTGCTGAACAGTTGTACAAGTTTGGTAGCTGGTTTTGCTGTCTTCTCCGTGCTGGGATTCATGGCTCACCAGCAAGGTGTTCCTGTTGCAAAGGTGGCTGAGTCAG GTCCAGGTTTGGCGTTCATCGCATACCCTCAAGCGGTGGCCATGATGCCACTGCCTCATGTGTGGTCCATCTGCTTCTTTGTCATGATCATCCTCTTGGGCCTCGATACGCAG TTTGTCGGCATTGAGGTGGTGATCACATCCTTCTCAGACGTATTTCCCAGAGTATTGCGTCGGCCGGGCAGACGAGAATGTTTCCTCCTGCTCTTCTGCCTAacgtgtttcttcttgcagctcGTCATGATCACTGAG GGAGGAATGTACATCTTCCAGATTTTTGACTACTATGCTTGTAATGGAACATGCCTCCTCTTTCTTTGTGTGTTTAAAAGCTTGGCTGTGGGCTGGATATTCG GAGCAGAGAGGCTGTGCACCATTGTCTCAGATATGACAGGTGAGCGTGCCAACCCGTTCTTCAAAATCTGCTGGCTCTACCTGACCCCCTTGGTGTCATTG ggCTCTTTTATATATTCTTTAGTTGAATACCAGCCCCTGACATTCAACCGCTGGTACGTGTACCCCACCTGGGCTTACGTGTTGGGCTGGATTATGGCCCTGTCCTCCATCCTTCTGGTGCCAGGCTGGGCGCTGTACAAGTTAAGCACCGCCGCCGGAACTCTCAGTCAA
- the LOC125972502 gene encoding sodium- and chloride-dependent GABA transporter 2-like isoform X2, producing MATLKQGNERRRIVYLKRMWKNKRNVKPGRALQKRGHWGKKVEFLLAVAGSIVGLGNVWRFPYLCYKNGGGAFLVPYLVFAVTCGVPLFLLETTMGQHTQEGAVTCWRKLCPLAEGIGYGGQLIQLYSSMTYIIIFAWALLYLVFSFISPLPWSTCDNYWNTADCVVTTWNHTNHTTNGTSATMEFWERRVLKISGGIEEIGSIRWEVLLCLLAMWVICYFCIWKGVKSTGKVVYFTATFPYVMLLILLIRGLTLPGARQGVEFYLLPEVSRLADPQVWMEACSQIFFSYSLGVGTLTVLGSYNTQSNNCYKDSLWLCLLNSCTSLVAGFAVFSVLGFMAHQQGVPVAKVAESGPGLAFIAYPQAVAMMPLPHVWSICFFVMIILLGLDTQFVGIEVVITSFSDVFPRVLRRPGRRECFLLLFCLTCFFLQLVMITEGGMYIFQIFDYYACNGTCLLFLCVFKSLAVGWIFGAERLCTIVSDMTGERANPFFKICWLYLTPLVSLGSFIYSLVEYQPLTFNRWYVYPTWAYVLGWIMALSSILLVPGWALYKLSTAAGTLSQRLHGLCWPKLPDSSLARERDTTLQHITEEDVE from the exons AGAatgtggaaaaataaacgcaacgTAAAGCCGGGTCGTGCACTTCAGAAGAGAGGACACTGGGGCAAAAAGGTGGAGTTTCTTCTGGCAGTTGCCGGGAGCATTGTGGGCCTGGGCAATGTGTGGAGGTTTCCCTACTTATGCTACAAAAACGGGGGCG GTGCATTCCTGGTGCCGTATCTGGTGTTTGCGGTGACGTGTGGTGTACCGCTCTTCCTTTTGGAGACCACCATGGGCCAGCACACCCAAGAGGGAGCCGTCACCTGCTGGAGAAAGCTGTGTCCACTGGCTGAAG GCATCGGTTATGGAGGGCAGCTGATCCAGCTATACAGCTCCATGACCtacattattatttttgccTGGGCTCTGCTCTACCTGGTGTTCTCCTTCATTTCTCCACTACCCTGGAGCACCTGTGATAACTACTGGAACACAG CGGATTGTGTTGTTACAACTTGGAACCACACCAACCACACTACCAACGGAACCTCGGCAACAATGGAATTCTGGGA ACGTCGAGTGTTGAAAATCTCAGGGGGCATTGAGGAGATTGGCAGCATCAGGTGGGAGGTGCTTCTGTGCCTCCTGGCAATGTGGGTCATTTGTTACTTCTGCATTTGGAAAGGCGTAAAATCAACAGGAAAG GTGGTATATTTCACTGCCACTTTCCCTTACGTGATGCTCCTCATCCTTTTGATCCGGGGACTCACTCTTCCGGGAGCCAGACAAGGAGTTGAGTTCTACCTTCTGCCAGAGGTGTCACGACTCGCAGACCCTCAA GTTTGGATGGAGGCCTGCTCGCAGATCTTCTTCTCGTACAGCCTCGGTGTGGGCACCCTGACTGTACTGGGGAGCTACAACACTCAAAGCAACAATTGCTACAA AGACAGCTTGTGGCTGTGTTTGCTGAACAGTTGTACAAGTTTGGTAGCTGGTTTTGCTGTCTTCTCCGTGCTGGGATTCATGGCTCACCAGCAAGGTGTTCCTGTTGCAAAGGTGGCTGAGTCAG GTCCAGGTTTGGCGTTCATCGCATACCCTCAAGCGGTGGCCATGATGCCACTGCCTCATGTGTGGTCCATCTGCTTCTTTGTCATGATCATCCTCTTGGGCCTCGATACGCAG TTTGTCGGCATTGAGGTGGTGATCACATCCTTCTCAGACGTATTTCCCAGAGTATTGCGTCGGCCGGGCAGACGAGAATGTTTCCTCCTGCTCTTCTGCCTAacgtgtttcttcttgcagctcGTCATGATCACTGAG GGAGGAATGTACATCTTCCAGATTTTTGACTACTATGCTTGTAATGGAACATGCCTCCTCTTTCTTTGTGTGTTTAAAAGCTTGGCTGTGGGCTGGATATTCG GAGCAGAGAGGCTGTGCACCATTGTCTCAGATATGACAGGTGAGCGTGCCAACCCGTTCTTCAAAATCTGCTGGCTCTACCTGACCCCCTTGGTGTCATTG ggCTCTTTTATATATTCTTTAGTTGAATACCAGCCCCTGACATTCAACCGCTGGTACGTGTACCCCACCTGGGCTTACGTGTTGGGCTGGATTATGGCCCTGTCCTCCATCCTTCTGGTGCCAGGCTGGGCGCTGTACAAGTTAAGCACCGCCGCCGGAACTCTCAGTCAA